In Bradyrhizobium erythrophlei, a single genomic region encodes these proteins:
- a CDS encoding c-type cytochrome — MQKSRIIAGAVIVALIGGAVAAFAVAWRPAIDQINPPAPQSCDPALVKRGRDLAAIGNCSDCHTAPGGKTLAGGLAVPTPFGAIYSSNITPDPDSGIGRWSEAAFQRAMRSGVDRGGHHLYPTFPYDHFTNVSDEDDHALYAFLMTRTAVRAPAHANDLAFPFNQRLAVAGWKLLFLKGGTYKADSSQSAQWNRGAYLVEGLAHCGACHTPRNALGAERTNASFSGGDVDNWHAYAINAQSPSPLPWTADALFHYLRYGWDSDHGVARGPMAEVTANLSSVPESDVRAIAVYMTSVFGTRASATPADLKSSSDKSAPADNSGASIYQAACATCHEADRPLPYSGINLRLSTALSAPDPRNAANVILGGIRPVGGERSPIMPGFANSMTDEQIAALLTYLRGRFSAQPAWSNAEQIVRDARRAETVSLQSPSAPNSPPAGSTQRDKP, encoded by the coding sequence ATGCAAAAGTCGAGAATCATCGCGGGTGCCGTGATCGTAGCGCTCATCGGCGGGGCGGTTGCCGCTTTCGCGGTTGCCTGGCGGCCTGCAATCGATCAGATCAATCCCCCCGCGCCGCAATCCTGCGATCCTGCGCTGGTCAAGCGCGGCCGCGATCTTGCCGCGATCGGCAATTGCAGCGATTGCCATACGGCGCCGGGCGGCAAAACCCTCGCCGGCGGTCTTGCGGTGCCGACGCCGTTCGGCGCGATCTACTCGTCGAACATCACGCCCGATCCGGACAGCGGCATCGGCCGCTGGTCGGAAGCAGCGTTCCAGCGTGCCATGCGCTCCGGGGTCGACCGCGGCGGGCATCATCTCTATCCAACCTTTCCGTACGACCACTTCACCAATGTGAGCGACGAAGACGATCACGCGCTCTACGCATTCCTGATGACGCGAACCGCCGTTCGCGCGCCCGCGCACGCCAACGATCTTGCGTTCCCGTTCAACCAGCGTTTAGCCGTCGCCGGCTGGAAGCTGCTGTTTCTGAAGGGCGGGACCTACAAGGCGGACAGCTCGCAAAGCGCGCAGTGGAACCGCGGCGCTTACCTGGTCGAAGGTCTCGCGCATTGTGGCGCATGCCACACGCCGCGTAACGCGCTCGGTGCGGAACGAACAAACGCATCGTTCTCCGGCGGCGATGTCGATAACTGGCACGCTTATGCGATCAATGCGCAGTCGCCGTCGCCGCTGCCGTGGACTGCTGATGCGCTGTTTCACTATCTGCGTTACGGCTGGGATTCCGATCATGGCGTGGCGCGCGGGCCGATGGCGGAAGTCACCGCCAACCTGTCATCGGTGCCAGAAAGCGATGTTCGCGCCATCGCCGTCTATATGACGAGCGTGTTTGGAACCCGGGCCAGTGCGACGCCGGCCGATCTGAAATCGTCATCTGACAAGTCCGCACCGGCCGACAATTCCGGCGCCTCGATCTATCAGGCGGCCTGTGCAACCTGCCACGAAGCCGATCGCCCGCTGCCCTATAGCGGGATCAACCTTCGTCTATCCACGGCCCTCAGCGCGCCGGATCCGCGCAACGCCGCCAACGTTATTCTGGGCGGCATCCGTCCGGTCGGCGGGGAACGCAGCCCCATCATGCCGGGTTTTGCCAACAGCATGACCGACGAGCAGATCGCGGCTCTGCTGACTTACCTTCGCGGTCGCTTCAGTGCCCAGCCCGCCTGGAGCAACGCCGAACAGATCGTCCGGGACGCAAGGCGCGCCGAAACCGTATCTCTCCAGAGCCCGTCGGCACCCAACAGCCCGCCCGCCGGCTCCACGCAGCGAGACAAGCCATGA
- a CDS encoding anti-sigma factor family protein — protein sequence MAASLQDNDELKLTAYCDGELDPVAAGEFERRMAADDKLQARYTRLMSLRNAMQALPQADMPSDLQARIQARLNTEQAGVERANAVSNVTVLRRRNWSFQALAASAVFGAVISGSVLKTIDRLSQDDTVASEVVAGHIRGLLAPQPFDIASSDRHTVKPWFTSRLPESPQVPDLAEQGFALLGGRVDVIDNRPVATIVYKHAAHTVSLTTLKRGQSVPDQNIAGYNVRSWSDGNFTYVAVCDLPSTDLAVFEQAFAAAAPAPEIKQQ from the coding sequence ATGGCCGCGTCCTTGCAAGATAACGACGAGCTCAAGTTGACCGCCTATTGCGATGGCGAGCTCGATCCCGTTGCCGCAGGCGAATTCGAGCGCCGGATGGCGGCCGATGACAAGTTGCAGGCTCGATATACACGTCTGATGTCGCTGCGGAACGCGATGCAGGCGCTCCCGCAGGCCGACATGCCCTCGGACTTGCAGGCGCGCATTCAGGCCAGGTTGAATACGGAGCAGGCCGGCGTTGAGCGCGCGAACGCGGTCAGCAACGTCACCGTTCTGCGCCGCCGGAATTGGTCGTTCCAGGCGCTGGCGGCATCCGCCGTGTTCGGCGCCGTGATCTCCGGCTCCGTGCTGAAGACGATCGATCGCCTCAGTCAGGACGACACCGTCGCGAGCGAAGTGGTCGCCGGCCATATCCGCGGGCTGCTGGCGCCGCAGCCGTTCGATATTGCATCTTCCGACCGTCACACCGTCAAGCCGTGGTTCACCTCGCGGCTGCCGGAATCCCCTCAGGTGCCGGACCTCGCCGAACAGGGTTTCGCTCTGTTGGGTGGCCGGGTCGATGTGATCGATAATCGTCCGGTGGCAACGATCGTCTACAAGCATGCGGCTCACACCGTGAGCCTCACGACGTTGAAGCGGGGGCAGTCTGTGCCCGACCAGAACATCGCTGGCTACAACGTCCGAAGCTGGAGCGACGGCAACTTCACCTATGTCGCGGTGTGCGATTTGCCGAGCACTGACCTTGCGGTTTTTGAACAGGCCTTTGCCGCGGCAGCACCGGCTCCGGAAATAAAGCAGCAGTAA
- a CDS encoding sigma-70 family RNA polymerase sigma factor — MTFAFETPDGMGSEGQIRSSMAHRTGFQCTELKNDMLKDRPEGSDRVSGQSQMPVSVVQNKDDRNTFDEIFLPYLPEAYRLAQWLSGNASDAEDIVQEAAIRAFRGIRGFGAVNARAWSLTIVRNTALSWLTKNRSRKVTYINDLNPSEQQELEHEGLHGARIETPEETVLLKADAERLQKALAQLPTQFREVLVLREINQMNYRDIAEITNVPIGTVMSRLSRGRQLLIALLGDQE; from the coding sequence TTGACCTTCGCATTCGAGACTCCTGATGGGATGGGAAGTGAAGGTCAAATCCGCTCTTCTATGGCGCACCGGACCGGTTTCCAGTGTACCGAACTTAAAAACGACATGCTAAAAGACCGGCCGGAAGGCTCAGATCGAGTGTCTGGCCAGTCGCAAATGCCGGTCTCCGTTGTGCAAAACAAGGATGATAGAAACACCTTTGACGAGATTTTCCTGCCGTATCTGCCCGAGGCCTACCGCCTCGCGCAGTGGCTTTCCGGCAATGCGTCGGACGCCGAGGACATCGTGCAGGAAGCCGCCATCCGGGCGTTTCGCGGCATAAGGGGTTTCGGGGCCGTCAATGCCCGCGCATGGTCGCTGACCATTGTACGCAATACGGCTCTGAGTTGGCTGACGAAGAACCGGTCGAGGAAAGTCACCTATATCAACGACCTTAACCCGTCGGAGCAGCAGGAGCTCGAACACGAAGGACTGCACGGAGCGAGAATAGAGACACCGGAGGAGACGGTTCTTTTAAAGGCAGATGCGGAGCGGCTTCAGAAGGCCTTGGCGCAGTTGCCGACCCAGTTTCGTGAAGTGCTGGTTTTGCGGGAAATCAATCAGATGAACTATCGCGATATTGCCGAGATTACCAATGTTCCCATCGGCACTGTCATGTCCCGTCTGTCGCGCGGAAGGCAGCTGCTGATCGCGCTTCTCGGAGATCAAGAGTAA
- a CDS encoding cupredoxin domain-containing protein, with protein MRSLVSHLRPAAARCTPGRAVVVAMLFGPLVGALLAFGAVAAEEANAVTIDNFTFTPPELTVAVGTTVKWVNHDDIPHNVINKDKVFRSKALDTDDSYSFTFASAGTFDYFCGLHPHMQGKIIVK; from the coding sequence ATGCGTAGCTTAGTAAGCCACCTGCGCCCCGCTGCGGCGCGATGCACTCCCGGTCGCGCCGTGGTCGTTGCGATGCTTTTCGGTCCGCTCGTCGGCGCGTTGCTGGCGTTTGGGGCGGTCGCGGCGGAGGAGGCCAATGCCGTTACGATCGACAACTTCACCTTCACGCCGCCGGAACTGACCGTTGCGGTCGGCACCACGGTGAAATGGGTCAATCACGACGACATTCCGCACAACGTGATCAACAAGGACAAAGTGTTCCGGTCAAAGGCGCTCGACACTGACGACTCGTATTCCTTTACGTTCGCCAGCGCCGGCACCTTCGATTATTTCTGCGGCCTGCACCCGCACATGCAGGGAAAGATCATCGTCAAGTAA
- a CDS encoding metallophosphoesterase family protein produces the protein MAKKGLDDQEKGLGRREVLECMVWAGTGVLWSMTGGVPHSIGLIGEAAAAEPTTGFTFLQMSDSHIGFDKAANPDALGTLREAVAKVKAMPTKPSFIIHTGDITHLSKPAEFDNADKVFSETGVQIHWVPGEHDIIDEDRGKAYLERYGKGSKGAGWYSYDDHGVHFIGLVNVVDLKGGGLGNLGAEQLAWLEADLKDRSNSTPIVVFAHIPMQIVYKEWGWGTEDGMKALDLLKRFGSVTVLNGHIHQLVQKVEGNMTFHTAMSTAFPQPAPGSAPSPGPMVVPADQLRSKLGLSTVTVMQGNKPLAFVDKTLAG, from the coding sequence ATGGCTAAGAAAGGCCTGGACGATCAGGAAAAGGGACTCGGCCGCCGCGAAGTGCTGGAATGCATGGTCTGGGCGGGCACTGGCGTCCTTTGGAGCATGACGGGCGGCGTTCCTCACTCGATCGGGCTGATCGGTGAAGCCGCTGCGGCCGAACCCACCACTGGCTTTACCTTCCTTCAGATGAGCGACAGCCATATCGGCTTCGACAAGGCCGCCAATCCCGATGCGCTGGGCACGCTCCGCGAGGCCGTCGCCAAGGTCAAGGCGATGCCGACCAAGCCGTCCTTCATCATCCACACCGGCGACATCACCCATCTTTCCAAGCCCGCCGAGTTCGACAATGCCGACAAGGTTTTCAGCGAGACCGGCGTGCAGATTCACTGGGTCCCCGGCGAGCACGACATCATCGACGAAGATCGCGGCAAGGCCTATCTCGAGCGTTACGGCAAGGGTTCGAAGGGCGCCGGCTGGTATTCCTACGACGATCACGGTGTCCACTTCATCGGCCTCGTCAACGTCGTCGACCTGAAGGGCGGCGGTCTCGGCAATCTTGGCGCTGAGCAGCTCGCCTGGCTCGAAGCGGATCTGAAGGACCGTTCGAACAGCACGCCGATCGTCGTGTTCGCCCATATCCCGATGCAGATCGTCTACAAGGAATGGGGTTGGGGCACCGAGGACGGCATGAAGGCGCTCGATCTTCTGAAGCGCTTCGGCTCCGTCACCGTGCTGAACGGCCACATCCATCAGCTGGTGCAGAAGGTCGAAGGCAACATGACCTTCCACACCGCGATGTCGACGGCGTTCCCGCAGCCCGCTCCGGGTTCGGCGCCTTCGCCGGGACCGATGGTCGTTCCTGCCGATCAGCTTCGCAGCAAGCTCGGGCTTTCAACCGTCACAGTTATGCAGGGCAACAAACCGCTCGCCTTCGTCGACAAGACGCTGGCCGGCTAA
- a CDS encoding porin, whose amino-acid sequence MKRTFISAAAILAFAATAAHADELTDIQAQAKQLREQNAAMTKRLADIEKRQKALEAQKSAVPTISPVDAMAADLPYKAAVKARPVENDDICIKGVCVYGNFDMGVAYFQHGNAFSPLAGFPQNAPMEKAGNGAQFGATPNMLSTSFIGLRGKQEIGDNLYAVFNLQTLFNPASGANANGIGAIVQNNGLGNANTLGTANAYGDSSKAGQMFNNAAYFGISSPTYGTLTMGRQSALSSDLVVNYDALSGSNMWSLITNEGATGGAGNTENRIFNNSFEYRLNIGPVRLAALTQLRDGNNSSIGNAFQGNIGFDYMGLSMDAVGGKIFQSVSFSGGPLSTAQVNAIAANQLGTLGPAGFAGTGTIACNLGCLPGTVSDNTNFQIAARYTIGPWKFYGGYEFINKSNPDNPLTAGANVLGGYALGFANNNNYVTDGHFDVFWAGVKYSITPALDIAASYYGFRQHFFTQGAAAGTGAGTLFANTPGGALANNGGFGATTAGQQAACAANSAIATNCAGGEDMFGIALDWRFARHVDFYAGVAYSQRNGGLAAAFVQSNQNGTLTGTNVKTTVSTFDPGIGLRYQF is encoded by the coding sequence GTGAAAAGGACTTTTATCTCAGCAGCGGCCATCCTGGCTTTCGCAGCGACCGCGGCTCACGCCGACGAGCTGACCGATATCCAGGCCCAGGCCAAGCAACTGCGTGAACAGAATGCGGCGATGACCAAGCGTCTCGCCGACATCGAAAAGCGTCAGAAGGCGCTCGAAGCTCAGAAGTCTGCCGTGCCGACCATCAGCCCGGTCGACGCGATGGCCGCCGACCTGCCCTACAAGGCCGCGGTCAAGGCCAGGCCGGTCGAGAACGACGACATCTGCATCAAGGGCGTCTGCGTTTACGGCAACTTCGATATGGGCGTCGCCTACTTCCAGCATGGCAACGCATTCTCGCCGTTGGCCGGCTTCCCGCAGAACGCTCCGATGGAAAAGGCGGGGAACGGTGCGCAGTTCGGTGCTACTCCGAACATGCTGAGCACCTCGTTCATCGGTCTGCGCGGCAAGCAGGAGATCGGCGACAATCTGTACGCCGTGTTCAACTTGCAGACCCTGTTCAACCCGGCGAGCGGCGCGAACGCCAACGGCATCGGCGCGATCGTGCAGAACAACGGCCTCGGCAATGCCAACACACTGGGCACCGCGAACGCCTACGGCGACTCGTCGAAGGCCGGCCAGATGTTCAACAACGCGGCCTACTTCGGTATCAGTTCGCCGACCTACGGTACCCTCACCATGGGCCGTCAGTCGGCTCTGAGCTCGGACCTCGTCGTCAACTATGACGCGCTGTCCGGTTCGAACATGTGGTCGCTGATCACCAACGAAGGTGCGACCGGCGGCGCTGGCAACACCGAAAACCGTATCTTCAACAACTCCTTTGAATATCGTCTGAACATCGGCCCGGTGCGGTTGGCGGCTTTGACGCAGCTCCGCGACGGCAACAACAGCAGTATCGGCAACGCCTTCCAGGGCAACATCGGCTTCGACTATATGGGCCTGTCGATGGACGCTGTCGGCGGCAAGATCTTCCAGTCCGTGTCGTTCTCGGGTGGTCCTCTGAGCACGGCGCAGGTGAACGCGATTGCCGCCAACCAGCTGGGTACTTTGGGTCCTGCTGGCTTCGCGGGCACGGGAACCATCGCCTGCAACCTGGGCTGCTTGCCGGGTACCGTCTCCGACAACACCAACTTCCAGATCGCCGCTCGTTACACGATCGGCCCCTGGAAATTCTATGGTGGCTACGAGTTCATCAACAAGTCCAACCCGGATAATCCGTTGACCGCGGGTGCCAACGTCCTCGGTGGCTATGCGCTCGGCTTCGCCAACAACAACAACTACGTGACGGACGGCCACTTCGACGTCTTCTGGGCAGGCGTGAAGTATTCGATCACACCCGCGCTCGATATCGCTGCCTCTTACTACGGCTTCCGTCAGCACTTCTTCACGCAGGGTGCTGCTGCGGGTACCGGTGCTGGTACGCTGTTCGCCAACACTCCGGGCGGCGCTCTTGCCAACAACGGCGGCTTTGGTGCGACCACAGCCGGCCAACAGGCCGCTTGCGCTGCCAACAGCGCCATCGCGACCAACTGCGCCGGCGGCGAAGACATGTTCGGCATCGCCCTCGATTGGCGGTTCGCCCGTCACGTCGACTTCTACGCCGGCGTTGCCTACTCGCAGCGCAATGGCGGTCTGGCCGCTGCCTTCGTTCAGTCCAACCAGAACGGCACTCTGACTGGTACCAACGTCAAGACCACGGTCTCGACCTTCGACCCGGGCATTGGTCTCCGCTACCAGTTCTAA
- a CDS encoding porin, translating to MKRTFITAAAILAFAAPAAHADELTDVQAQAKQLREQMTKRLADLEKRQKALEAQQKAVPTISPVDAMAADLPYKAAVKAKPVENDDICVKGICVYGNFDMGFASQTHGAPYSAFAGGPLDYAIQKNSSGSYSGVAANLMSTSFIGLRGKQEIGDNLYAVFNLQTLFNPASGMNANGTGSLVQNNGLGGATTIGTLTNAYGDSSKGGQLFNNAAYFGISSPTYGTFTMGRQSSLTSDLVVNYDALSGSNAWSLITYEGATGGGGVTENRILDNSYEYRLNVGPVRLAAEAQLRNGGNSATGNAFLGDVGFDYMGFSMDVVGGKVYDALSVGAPLSSSQVGALTTSQSTGTNPITGTAITCSLGCMSGTISDDTIFQIAARYTIGPWKFYGGYEHLWFDNPNNPLSPGAFAQGGYNLAYVNNNNYLSTRNQDAFWVGVKYAITPALDIIGSYYGIRQHFFQQGASPGTAVFANTPGGAANLGSVAAQQAACAANSASQSNCNGGEDMVSLVVDWRFARHVDVFAGVAYSQRNGGLANGFATSNNNGLATTTTGTTVGVSGICATCATTVSSWNPGVGLRYQF from the coding sequence GTGAAGAGGACTTTCATCACAGCAGCGGCCATCCTGGCTTTCGCAGCGCCTGCGGCTCACGCCGACGAGCTGACGGACGTCCAGGCGCAGGCCAAGCAACTTCGTGAACAGATGACCAAGCGTCTTGCTGATCTCGAAAAGCGGCAAAAGGCGCTGGAGGCGCAACAGAAAGCCGTGCCTACCATCAGTCCGGTGGACGCGATGGCTGCCGATCTGCCCTACAAGGCGGCGGTCAAGGCCAAGCCGGTCGAGAACGACGACATCTGCGTCAAGGGCATCTGCGTTTACGGCAACTTCGATATGGGCTTCGCGTCGCAGACGCATGGCGCTCCGTACAGCGCGTTTGCCGGCGGTCCGCTGGACTACGCGATCCAGAAGAACTCGAGCGGCTCGTATTCCGGCGTCGCGGCCAACCTGATGAGCACCTCGTTCATCGGTCTGCGCGGCAAGCAGGAGATCGGCGACAATCTGTACGCCGTGTTCAACTTGCAGACCTTGTTCAACCCCGCCAGCGGCATGAACGCCAACGGCACCGGCTCGCTCGTCCAGAACAACGGCCTGGGCGGCGCTACGACGATCGGCACCCTGACGAACGCCTATGGCGACTCGTCGAAGGGCGGTCAGTTGTTCAACAACGCGGCTTACTTCGGTATCAGTTCGCCGACCTACGGCACCTTCACCATGGGCCGTCAGTCGTCCCTGACCTCGGACCTCGTCGTCAACTATGACGCGCTGTCGGGTTCGAATGCCTGGTCGCTGATCACCTATGAAGGTGCAACCGGCGGCGGTGGCGTGACCGAAAACCGAATTCTCGATAACTCGTATGAGTATCGCCTGAACGTCGGCCCGGTGCGCTTGGCGGCGGAAGCTCAGCTGCGCAACGGCGGCAACAGCGCAACCGGCAATGCTTTCCTGGGCGATGTCGGCTTCGACTACATGGGCTTCTCGATGGACGTCGTTGGCGGCAAGGTCTACGACGCCCTTTCCGTCGGTGCGCCCTTGAGCTCGAGCCAGGTCGGTGCCCTTACGACTTCGCAGTCCACCGGCACCAACCCGATCACCGGCACCGCCATCACCTGCTCGCTCGGCTGCATGAGCGGCACGATCTCCGACGACACGATCTTCCAGATCGCCGCTCGCTACACGATCGGCCCCTGGAAGTTCTACGGCGGATACGAACATCTCTGGTTCGACAATCCGAACAATCCGCTCTCGCCCGGCGCTTTCGCGCAAGGCGGCTATAACCTCGCCTACGTGAACAACAACAACTACCTGAGCACCCGTAATCAGGATGCGTTCTGGGTGGGCGTGAAGTATGCGATCACGCCGGCGTTGGACATCATCGGTTCGTACTACGGCATCCGGCAGCACTTCTTCCAGCAGGGTGCATCTCCCGGCACGGCGGTATTCGCCAACACGCCCGGTGGTGCTGCGAACTTGGGTAGCGTTGCTGCTCAGCAGGCCGCTTGCGCCGCCAACAGTGCGTCGCAGTCGAACTGCAACGGCGGCGAAGACATGGTCAGCCTCGTCGTCGATTGGCGCTTTGCCCGTCACGTCGACGTGTTCGCCGGCGTCGCCTACTCGCAGCGAAACGGTGGCCTGGCCAACGGCTTCGCGACCTCCAACAACAACGGCCTCGCCACGACCACCACGGGAACGACTGTCGGTGTCTCGGGCATCTGCGCCACCTGCGCCACCACGGTCTCTTCGTGGAACCCGGGCGTTGGTCTCCGCTACCAGTTCTGA
- a CDS encoding porin, with the protein MKRTFISAAAILAFAATAAHADELTDIQTQAKQLREQNAAMTKRLADIEKRQKALEAQKAAVPTISPVDAMAADLPYKAAVKAKPVENDDICIKGICVYGNFDMGLNWQQHGNASSPLAGFPANTPIEKSSFGSQFIATPNQLSTSFIGLRGKQEIADNLYAVFNLQTLFNPASGQNANGIGAIVQNNGLGQSPQLGTLANAYGDSSKAGQMFNNAAYFGVSSPTYGTFTMGRQSALSSDLVVNYDALSGSNAWSLITNEGATGGGGVTENRIYDNSYEYRLNIGPVRLAAEAQLRNGNNSSVGNAFEGDIGFDYQGLSMDFLGGKIYDQNSIGTTLTSGQVAAISANQASATGTSVGYTIPCSLGCVSGIVSDNTVFSVGARYVIGPWKLYGGYEHLQFSNPNNPLQPGANAIGGYGIAFVNNNNYVTNRNQDVFWVGAKYSITPTLDIAASYYGIRQHFFAQGAAPGSATGLGTAVFSSVPGGALNLGSLAAQQAACAANSASQTNCAGGEDMVGLVLDWRFAKHVDFYAGVAYSQRNGGLAGGFVTATNNGTLSAAGCGTGGGTCNVNNRVSTWDPGVGLRYQF; encoded by the coding sequence GTGAAAAGGACTTTCATCTCAGCAGCGGCCATTCTGGCTTTCGCAGCGACCGCGGCTCACGCCGATGAGCTCACAGATATCCAGACTCAGGCCAAGCAACTTCGCGAACAGAACGCGGCGATGACCAAGCGTCTCGCCGATATCGAAAAGCGGCAGAAGGCGCTCGAAGCGCAGAAGGCCGCCGTGCCTACCATCAGTCCGGTGGACGCGATGGCTGCCGATCTGCCCTACAAGGCAGCGGTCAAGGCCAAGCCGGTCGAGAACGACGACATCTGCATCAAGGGCATTTGCGTCTACGGCAACTTCGATATGGGCCTGAACTGGCAGCAGCACGGCAACGCGTCCTCGCCGTTGGCCGGCTTCCCGGCGAACACGCCGATCGAAAAGTCGAGCTTCGGGTCGCAGTTCATTGCGACGCCGAACCAGCTCAGCACCTCGTTCATCGGTCTGCGCGGCAAGCAGGAGATCGCTGACAATCTCTACGCCGTGTTCAATTTGCAGACCCTGTTCAACCCGGCCTCGGGTCAGAACGCCAACGGCATCGGCGCCATCGTGCAGAACAACGGCCTCGGCCAGTCTCCGCAGCTTGGTACGCTCGCCAACGCTTACGGCGACTCGTCGAAGGCCGGCCAGATGTTCAACAACGCGGCCTACTTCGGCGTCAGTTCGCCGACCTACGGTACCTTCACCATGGGCCGTCAGTCGGCTCTGAGCTCGGACCTCGTCGTCAACTATGACGCGCTGTCCGGTTCGAACGCCTGGTCGCTGATCACCAACGAAGGCGCCACCGGCGGTGGCGGCGTGACGGAAAACCGCATCTACGACAACTCCTATGAGTATCGTCTGAACATCGGCCCGGTGCGGTTGGCGGCGGAAGCGCAACTGCGCAACGGCAACAACAGCTCCGTCGGCAATGCCTTCGAGGGCGACATCGGCTTCGACTACCAGGGACTGTCGATGGACTTCCTCGGCGGCAAAATCTACGACCAAAACTCCATCGGAACGACCCTGACCTCCGGACAAGTTGCCGCTATCTCTGCCAACCAGGCGTCTGCGACCGGGACTAGCGTCGGATACACCATCCCCTGCTCGCTCGGCTGTGTGTCGGGTATCGTCTCCGACAACACCGTGTTCAGTGTCGGTGCGCGATACGTGATCGGACCGTGGAAACTGTACGGCGGATACGAGCACCTCCAGTTCTCCAACCCGAACAACCCGCTACAGCCCGGTGCCAATGCGATCGGCGGCTACGGCATCGCCTTCGTCAATAACAACAACTACGTGACGAACCGTAACCAGGACGTGTTCTGGGTTGGCGCGAAGTATTCGATCACGCCGACCCTGGATATCGCCGCTTCGTACTATGGCATCCGGCAACACTTCTTCGCGCAGGGTGCCGCACCCGGCTCGGCAACGGGCCTTGGTACTGCCGTATTTTCCAGCGTTCCCGGTGGTGCGCTCAACCTCGGCAGCCTCGCGGCTCAGCAGGCAGCTTGCGCCGCCAATAGCGCGTCGCAGACCAACTGCGCCGGCGGCGAAGACATGGTTGGCTTGGTGCTCGACTGGCGGTTTGCCAAGCACGTCGACTTCTACGCCGGCGTCGCCTACTCGCAGCGTAACGGCGGTCTGGCCGGCGGCTTCGTCACAGCGACCAACAACGGCACTCTCAGTGCCGCCGGTTGCGGCACAGGAGGCGGTACCTGCAACGTGAACAACCGTGTCTCGACCTGGGATCCCGGCGTTGGTCTCCGCTACCAGTTCTAA